A genomic segment from Bradyrhizobium sp. CB1015 encodes:
- the adh gene encoding aldehyde dehydrogenase, which yields MNKVEFLSVTKVPFAERYDNFIGGKFVAPISGKYFDNASPLTGQVVCKIARSDAQDIEAALDAAHAAKAAWGRTSVAERAAVLNRIADRMEENLERLAIAETWDNGKPIRETRAADLPLAIDHFRYFAGVVRAQEGSIGEIDHDTIAYHFHEPLGVVGQIIPWNFPLLMACWKLAPALAAGNCVVLKPAEQTPASIMVFAEIIADLLPAGVLNIVNGFGLEAGKPLASSPRIAKIAFTGETTTGRLIMQYASQNLIPVTLELGGKSPNIFFKDVTAEDDDFFDKAIEGFVMFALNQGEVCTCPSRALVHADIYDRFMERALKRVAAIKQGDPRDATTMIGAQASSEQLSKILSYIDIGKQEGAKVLAGGGRADLGGDLAGGYYVQPTVFEGHNKMRIFQEEIFGPVVSVTTFKTDEEALAIANDTLYGLGAGVWSRDANRCYRFGREIQAGRVWTNCYHAYPAHAAFGGYKQSGVGRETHKMMLDHYQQTKNLLVSYSPKKLGFF from the coding sequence ATGAACAAGGTGGAATTCCTCAGCGTCACCAAAGTTCCCTTTGCCGAACGCTACGACAATTTCATCGGCGGCAAGTTCGTCGCGCCGATCTCCGGGAAATATTTCGACAATGCTTCGCCCCTGACCGGTCAGGTGGTCTGCAAGATCGCGCGGTCCGACGCGCAGGACATCGAGGCGGCGCTCGACGCGGCGCATGCCGCCAAGGCCGCCTGGGGCCGCACCAGTGTCGCCGAGCGCGCCGCGGTCCTGAATCGGATCGCCGACCGCATGGAAGAGAATCTCGAGCGCCTCGCGATTGCCGAGACCTGGGACAACGGCAAGCCGATCCGCGAGACCCGCGCCGCCGACCTGCCGCTTGCGATCGACCATTTCCGCTATTTCGCCGGTGTGGTGCGCGCCCAGGAAGGCTCGATCGGCGAGATCGATCACGACACCATCGCCTATCATTTCCATGAGCCGCTCGGCGTGGTCGGCCAGATCATTCCCTGGAACTTCCCGCTTCTGATGGCCTGCTGGAAGCTCGCGCCGGCGCTGGCCGCCGGCAATTGCGTGGTGCTCAAGCCCGCCGAGCAGACCCCGGCTTCGATCATGGTCTTCGCCGAGATCATCGCCGACCTGCTGCCGGCAGGCGTGCTCAACATCGTCAACGGCTTTGGCCTCGAGGCCGGCAAGCCGCTGGCGTCGAGCCCCCGCATCGCCAAGATCGCCTTCACCGGCGAGACCACGACGGGCCGGCTGATCATGCAATATGCCAGCCAGAATCTCATCCCTGTGACGCTGGAGCTCGGCGGCAAGTCGCCGAACATCTTCTTCAAGGACGTCACGGCCGAGGACGACGATTTCTTCGACAAGGCGATCGAGGGCTTCGTCATGTTCGCGCTGAACCAGGGCGAGGTCTGCACCTGTCCGAGCCGGGCGCTGGTCCACGCCGACATCTACGACCGCTTCATGGAGCGGGCGCTCAAGCGCGTCGCCGCGATCAAGCAGGGCGACCCGCGTGATGCCACGACCATGATCGGCGCGCAGGCCTCCAGCGAGCAGCTCAGCAAGATTCTCTCCTATATCGACATCGGCAAGCAGGAGGGCGCCAAGGTGCTGGCCGGCGGCGGACGTGCCGATCTCGGCGGCGATCTCGCCGGCGGCTACTACGTCCAGCCGACCGTGTTCGAGGGCCACAACAAGATGCGAATCTTCCAGGAGGAGATTTTTGGCCCCGTCGTCTCGGTCACGACCTTCAAGACCGACGAAGAGGCGCTCGCGATCGCCAACGACACGCTCTACGGCTTGGGAGCCGGTGTCTGGAGCCGCGACGCCAACCGCTGCTACCGCTTCGGCCGGGAGATCCAGGCCGGCCGGGTCTGGACCAACTGCTACCACGCCTATCCCGCCCATGCGGCGTTCGGCGGCTACAAGCAGTCGGGCGTCGGGCGCGAGACCCACAAGATGATGCTCGATCACTACCAGCAGACCAAGAACCTCCTGGTCAGCTACAGCCCGAAGAAGCTCGGCTTCTTCTGA
- the pdhA gene encoding pyruvate dehydrogenase (acetyl-transferring) E1 component subunit alpha has product MAAPKKAAASAPQDKTDGGSPPEFTREQELKALRDMLLIRRFEEKAGQLYGMGAIGGFCHLYIGQEAVVVGMQMALKEGDQVITGYRDHGHMLATGMDANGVMAELTGRRGGYSKGKGGSMHMFSKEKHFYGGHGIVGAQVSLGTGLAFANHYRGNGNVSVTYFGDGAANQGQVYESFNMAELWKLPVIYVIENNRYAMGTSVSRASAQQDFSKRGVSFNIPGKQIDGMDVRAVKAAGEEAAAWCRAGKGPYILEMQTYRYRGHSMSDPAKYRTREEVEKVRHDQDPIEQVRNRLLAAKVSEADLKAIDAEVRDIVNASADFAQHDPEPDAAELWTDVYR; this is encoded by the coding sequence ATGGCCGCACCCAAGAAAGCCGCCGCAAGCGCTCCACAGGACAAGACCGACGGCGGTTCGCCCCCGGAATTCACCAGGGAGCAGGAGCTCAAGGCGCTCCGCGACATGCTCCTGATCCGGCGGTTCGAGGAAAAGGCCGGCCAGCTCTACGGCATGGGCGCCATCGGCGGCTTCTGCCACCTCTATATCGGCCAGGAGGCCGTGGTGGTCGGCATGCAGATGGCCCTGAAAGAGGGCGATCAGGTCATCACCGGCTATCGCGACCACGGTCACATGCTTGCGACCGGCATGGACGCCAACGGCGTGATGGCCGAGCTCACGGGACGCCGCGGCGGCTATTCCAAGGGCAAGGGCGGCTCCATGCACATGTTCAGCAAGGAGAAGCACTTCTACGGCGGCCACGGCATCGTCGGCGCCCAGGTCTCGCTCGGCACCGGTCTCGCCTTTGCCAACCACTATCGCGGCAACGGCAATGTCAGCGTCACCTATTTCGGCGACGGCGCGGCCAACCAGGGCCAGGTCTATGAGAGCTTCAACATGGCCGAGCTCTGGAAGCTGCCGGTGATCTACGTCATCGAGAACAACCGCTACGCCATGGGCACCTCCGTCTCGCGCGCCTCGGCGCAGCAGGATTTCTCCAAGCGCGGCGTCTCCTTCAACATCCCCGGCAAGCAGATCGACGGCATGGACGTCCGCGCCGTGAAGGCGGCGGGCGAGGAGGCGGCGGCCTGGTGCCGTGCCGGCAAGGGTCCCTACATCCTGGAGATGCAGACCTACCGCTATCGCGGCCACTCGATGTCCGATCCTGCAAAATATCGCACACGCGAGGAGGTCGAGAAGGTTCGCCACGACCAGGACCCGATCGAGCAGGTGCGCAATCGCCTGCTCGCCGCCAAGGTCAGCGAGGCCGATCTGAAGGCGATCGACGCCGAGGTGCGCGACATCGTCAACGCGTCCGCCGATTTCGCCCAGCATGATCCCGAGCCGGATGCCGCCGAGCTCTGGACCGACGTGTACCGCTGA